GAATATTTCCAACAATTGCAGAAATAGTATCGGCAACTTCTTTTTTATAAAACTGACGAAGTTGAGGAAGTTCCTGAAGACCGAGTAAAACAGCCACCCGATTGCTTCTTGCGGTAGCAACGATGTTATCAATCTTATGAATGTAAATCGTTGGAAACTCATCGGCGATAATTCCGCCAGGTAAATTGTGTTTGGAATTGATCAGTCTTAATGTTCTGTTTAATACTGATGAATAAAGAGCCGAATTAATATCCTGTGTTCCGGGATCTGATGCTAAAATGATGATGGAAGGGTTTTCTCTGTCTGTTATTTTTAATTCAACTTCATCACCCGAAAAGACCCAAAAACTTTCTTTAGTTGCCAGTCTGGAAAGAAAAATTTTTAATGTTCCGACTTGTCCTTCCAATTGGTCAAAAGCTTTGTTTTCATAAGCAGATTTGAACGGAGAAAGCAAAGAGAAAATTTCTTCATTAGTAAAAAGGGTATCAAAAATTTCTTTATAACTTCTATTCATAAATGAAAGTATGTGCGGTAGATCTGAATATTTTCCGTTTTCGTGAGTAGCAAAAAAATAAATGCAGGATGAAAGGAAATTGATCGCAGATTGAGTGAAAAAAGCATCAGAACCACCACCTCCAGAAGAACCTCCTTTTTGAAGGGAAGAAACCATCGATTCTGCCATTTCCTGCGCTTCCGCCAAAGTTTTTACATATTCTTTTTTGAATGGGTTGACCCGTTTTGATTTTTCAACCTCATTTAGATTGATGACGTGAAAATTGTAAGCGTAGTCTGAATCTTTACTTTTTTTTAGTAAATAATGATAGTAGGCAATTTGTGCTAAATCCGGGAATTTAAAATCGTAAATACAGAGACAAAACCCTTTGGCAATCATTTGTCTGATGGCGGGATTTATAACCCCAAAAGTTTTTCCGGATCCTGGCGTTCCTATAACTATCGTTCCACGAAATGGATCTATATTTATTACGCCTTTATTTAACTTTCCTTTCCATCTAAATTCATAAGGAATATTAATGCTTGTAGGTGTATTTACCAATTCTTGGTTTTGGTCAAATGATTCCTCTTCTATGTTCCATCGGTCTTTCCCCATCTTTTGCTGCATCAGTTTTGAAATACTGTCAGCTCCCATTTGCAGAATTACCGCTCCCAAAAATGAAAGGATCGCATAAATGACTTGATAGAGATTAAAGCCCGGAAATACTTTTGGAAGTTTTGTATCTCCTGCCTCATTCTGCCAAATCAATGAAGAAAATAGCATCAGTAATCCCAAAACCATCGGGATAACAATCTCAGTAGCGATATTTAAGTCTTTCTTTTTCTTCGCTTTTGTTCCGATGGCAACCAATCCAATCAAAATCAATGTTGCAAATTTCGCATTGATCGGAGGATAAATAAAACTCAACTTTGAGAAATTTTTCAGAAGGTTGGATACTACTGGAACATCGGCATTTAGGTAAAAAAGCGAAGCACAATCTAACGCAACGACCGCATACACTGCTTTCTGCAGGAATCCGTAAATCTTGATCTGATGTTGTTGCTCTTGCATTCTTTCTAAATATTATTTTCTTTTAATTTTACTTTTAATCTGATCATAAAATGTTCTTCATTCTCAAAAAACACTCTCGCTTTGGATATGTTTTTAAAATATTGTTGTCCAAATTCATTTAGAATACTCTTTTGCTGATGTGATAGTATTTTCTCCTGCATTATGCTTCTGATGGACTCACTTTCTTCCCATCTGATAACTGCTTTCATCTTATTATCAAGCAAGTATTCCCCGATATCATCTATTCCAAACGAAATTGCTTCCTGCCGAATTTCTTTACCCTGGGATCTTGATAATTTTATGGTGTATTCCATTTCAGAAAGTATCGGCTTTGAGAATTTCAGAATAATTGACTTTCATTTCAATGGTTCTGCCTGAGAGTTGTTCTTCTATCAGACGAATCATCATCACCTTGGAGTTGGGATAAGTGAATTTTTTGAAAACATAAATGTTCCTGAAATTTTTCCTGAAGTGTTTTTGAGGATTAAGCTGTAAAATGGGAATCAGTTCTACACTCTGGTTGTTGGTTGCCTTATGGATTTTTTTGTCCTCTAAGGAGAATTTTAAATCTTCAATATCATAGCTCAGATTAGAATTATTCTTGATAGTCATATCTAAAAAAATATAGTCACTGATGACATATACATTATTGAGCTGAAAGCCGAGTTTCAGATTTTTTTCTTCCCGAATCGGATTTTTCTCAGATTTTTTCTGAATAATATCCATCGCAAACTTTCTTAACTCAAGATTAGAAAATGTTATTTTTTCAAACTCAACGGGTTGCATTGCTTCGGGTTGGATATGGATATTGGTAATCGTGTTTAGATTATCCTGATTTCGATAAACCACTTTGTACTGTGCAATGAAAGACTGTGCAACAACGGTGATAATACCAATATTACTTCCATTGGTATAAATATTACTATTGGCGTTAACGATAGCTTTTTTTAGTTTCTCTTCTTTGGTAGCAGTAGTATTATCCGTGATTTTAATTCTGGCAATATTTCCAGCCGGAAGATCTCCTGTTAATTGTTCTGTTGACAAATCCACATATTGTATAGGCTCTGGTGAAATAATATGCAGGTTGATGCCTTCAGTCAATTCAATCTCCGGTAAATCGGAAATAATTTGTTCCTTGGTGGCGGTTTGTGCCGTTAATAAATTTGCAATAAATAGTAACAGAGTGTATAATGTAATTCTCATTTGTTTATTTTTTTTGTTGGTTTTGTGAATCTTTCAGTTGTTTTTCGTCGATCAAAAAGACGTAAGAATTGTATTTTAGTTTTGCTTTGTTTTCTTTGATCAGATTGGCAATTGATTTGGAAGTTGAAGTAAACAAGCTGGTTCCAATACTTGAGAAGAATCCTTTCCCACCCATATCCATCTGGGTTCCCTGAACCGAATTACTTCCCATCTCCCGCATCATATCTCTGAAAACACTTTGCGGAACGTACAGTCCTTTCATCCCATCAATATCATAAATGGAAAGGTTGACAGGAAAAATTTCTCCTTTGGTAAATACTGATACAATACTCAGATTAACTCTTTGCATTGAAAATCCTGAGATCTGCCCATATAATATTGAACCTTTGCTTATTTTTCTGTTTCCGACAAAGATGTCTTCCAATAATCGGAATCTGATTCTGCTTCCGAGAAAGCCTTTGTTATTCTCGTCAACAACAGCTTTAATAAAGCTGTTTTCTTTTTCCTTATAAAAAGCATTGAACTCATTGTTAATTCCTGACTTGCTGACATTGAACGTGGAATTAAGAAAATCTTCCATTTTGTCTTTATTTGCTTTGAGTTTTTGCTCAGCCGCCAATTTGTTTTGATACTCAGGATCACGGGATTTTTCTAA
The sequence above is a segment of the Chryseobacterium turcicum genome. Coding sequences within it:
- a CDS encoding DUF4138 domain-containing protein, whose product is MRITLYTLLLFIANLLTAQTATKEQIISDLPEIELTEGINLHIISPEPIQYVDLSTEQLTGDLPAGNIARIKITDNTTATKEEKLKKAIVNANSNIYTNGSNIGIITVVAQSFIAQYKVVYRNQDNLNTITNIHIQPEAMQPVEFEKITFSNLELRKFAMDIIQKKSEKNPIREEKNLKLGFQLNNVYVISDYIFLDMTIKNNSNLSYDIEDLKFSLEDKKIHKATNNQSVELIPILQLNPQKHFRKNFRNIYVFKKFTYPNSKVMMIRLIEEQLSGRTIEMKVNYSEILKADTF
- the traM gene encoding conjugative transposon protein TraM; its protein translation is MKKINFKDKKYVLPLLALPFLFLFGYVGAQFMKEDTSEKNKPKELSLSLGDTQDSIMTKNDAYDEFFKKEDNRTMLGGLDKESDSLLSYDDQLSLDQKRKIDSLKTVNGRQNKYQAKGDQSSYYNPNQQRDDKDYKRSSEIIKMLNEKSYGKDDNKYGDIPKEKPQSVQPDPVKYLKEQMLVMDSLEKSRDPEYQNKLAAEQKLKANKDKMEDFLNSTFNVSKSGINNEFNAFYKEKENSFIKAVVDENNKGFLGSRIRFRLLEDIFVGNRKISKGSILYGQISGFSMQRVNLSIVSVFTKGEIFPVNLSIYDIDGMKGLYVPQSVFRDMMREMGSNSVQGTQMDMGGKGFFSSIGTSLFTSTSKSIANLIKENKAKLKYNSYVFLIDEKQLKDSQNQQKK
- a CDS encoding type IV secretion system DNA-binding domain-containing protein; amino-acid sequence: MQEQQHQIKIYGFLQKAVYAVVALDCASLFYLNADVPVVSNLLKNFSKLSFIYPPINAKFATLILIGLVAIGTKAKKKKDLNIATEIVIPMVLGLLMLFSSLIWQNEAGDTKLPKVFPGFNLYQVIYAILSFLGAVILQMGADSISKLMQQKMGKDRWNIEEESFDQNQELVNTPTSINIPYEFRWKGKLNKGVINIDPFRGTIVIGTPGSGKTFGVINPAIRQMIAKGFCLCIYDFKFPDLAQIAYYHYLLKKSKDSDYAYNFHVINLNEVEKSKRVNPFKKEYVKTLAEAQEMAESMVSSLQKGGSSGGGGSDAFFTQSAINFLSSCIYFFATHENGKYSDLPHILSFMNRSYKEIFDTLFTNEEIFSLLSPFKSAYENKAFDQLEGQVGTLKIFLSRLATKESFWVFSGDEVELKITDRENPSIIILASDPGTQDINSALYSSVLNRTLRLINSKHNLPGGIIADEFPTIYIHKIDNIVATARSNRVAVLLGLQELPQLRQFYKKEVADTISAIVGNILSGSARDKNTLDWLEKLFGKIKQKSYSQSISQQGTTTSINEKMDNMIPAGKIAALKTGEMVGMIAQGEENDAEEYKTSAVSGKINLDMKTIKEEESNYVKMPSYYSFVDKKGVNRKEEVLMTNFRRINKEVELIVDELVKA